The Anaerolineae bacterium genome includes a window with the following:
- a CDS encoding CehA/McbA family metallohydrolase, with the protein MTDYTPLDLTRWSNLLPQAFPDGKLEPLGSQVLRGLPFNVSLIRFGPDDFKPLEIPIMSRARWVIVAHRLLQSHLQTGEPPGRVIASYRFCFADGQAVTVPIRERFEIAIIPATWSLEYWGQMPFLAVPDRFDYLFAREAGRWEHTGIRQIEAMQASGDRFFLWAWANPYPDRELSTIQIEPQDRAFLIGGVTLSALAEHPFGREPRRPIKITLTAEEVADRSFDLAVEVDRGTVTYAYPLPREDADTFLADALRGWGQPYSNRNSPAYAEVAALPSATLSVKSGTEELASVPWSDVLTAGVVQTPAARIELAEHGKNWVHVTVVDDETGQPLPCRVHFRSLDGIPYQPHGHHDHLLSDMGTWHIDLGGDLRLGHVTYAYIDGRCQGWLPTGDVLVDVARGFEYEPLRSRVTVQPGQRELTLRLRHRADLNAEGWYSGDTHVHFLSTHGAHLEAQGEGLNVINLLQSQWGHLFTSTEEFVGRPVPTPDGRTIVYTSQENRQHMLGHLTLLGLKQPVMPWCSDGPDEAELGGGLETTLSHWADACHAQGGTVVIPHMPVPNGEPAALIATGRADAVEFVIQANYPHLEYYRYLNGGYRLPLVGGTDKMTADVPVGLYRTYVYIPPDEGFDYETWCRHLRLGRTFISSGPLLRFTVDGAQIGDTLHLPGNGGTVEVQAEARSIFPIHTLQIVQEGQVVASAEEPLGTDRLTLKARLRIDHHTWLAARAGGPGYFGPGRVHFDNWGRPIMAHTSPIYIAVGGEWWMASQETAQYMLTLLEGGLEYIRQRTPFTTDGSVNHHHGEADHRAYLERPFHEAIEAIRRHTHRQ; encoded by the coding sequence ATGACAGACTACACCCCCCTTGATCTCACCCGCTGGTCAAACCTGCTTCCCCAGGCATTCCCCGACGGCAAACTGGAACCGCTCGGCTCGCAGGTCCTGCGCGGCCTGCCGTTCAACGTGAGTCTGATTCGGTTCGGTCCGGATGATTTCAAGCCGCTGGAAATCCCTATCATGTCCAGGGCGCGCTGGGTGATCGTCGCCCATCGCCTGCTCCAGTCACATTTGCAGACGGGGGAACCGCCGGGCAGGGTCATCGCCAGCTACCGCTTCTGCTTCGCCGACGGCCAGGCAGTGACCGTACCGATCCGCGAGCGCTTCGAGATCGCCATCATCCCGGCTACCTGGAGCCTGGAGTACTGGGGGCAGATGCCGTTCCTGGCCGTGCCAGATCGGTTCGACTATCTGTTTGCGCGGGAAGCCGGGCGCTGGGAGCATACTGGCATCAGGCAGATAGAAGCCATGCAGGCTTCGGGTGATCGGTTTTTCCTCTGGGCCTGGGCCAACCCGTATCCTGACCGGGAACTGAGCACCATCCAGATCGAACCGCAGGATCGCGCCTTCCTCATCGGCGGTGTGACCCTCAGTGCGCTGGCCGAGCATCCTTTTGGCCGTGAGCCGCGCCGCCCGATCAAAATCACCCTCACTGCAGAGGAAGTAGCCGACCGTTCCTTTGACCTGGCCGTCGAAGTCGACCGGGGGACAGTCACTTACGCCTACCCCCTGCCACGTGAGGACGCTGATACCTTCCTGGCCGATGCACTGCGGGGATGGGGGCAACCCTATTCCAACCGCAACAGCCCGGCCTACGCTGAGGTTGCGGCACTGCCCTCGGCTACCCTCTCCGTGAAGTCCGGCACAGAGGAGCTAGCCAGCGTGCCCTGGAGTGATGTGCTGACTGCTGGCGTCGTGCAGACGCCAGCCGCCCGCATCGAACTGGCTGAACATGGCAAGAACTGGGTACACGTGACAGTTGTGGACGACGAGACCGGGCAACCGCTACCCTGCCGGGTCCATTTCCGTTCCCTGGATGGCATCCCTTACCAGCCGCATGGCCATCATGACCACCTGCTGTCTGATATGGGCACCTGGCACATTGATCTGGGCGGCGACCTGCGCCTGGGACATGTAACCTATGCCTACATCGACGGCCGTTGCCAGGGCTGGCTACCGACCGGCGATGTGCTGGTGGACGTAGCGCGGGGTTTCGAATACGAGCCGCTGCGTTCCCGCGTAACTGTCCAGCCTGGCCAGCGTGAGCTGACGCTGCGGCTCAGGCACCGGGCCGACTTGAACGCCGAAGGCTGGTACAGCGGCGACACGCACGTTCACTTCCTATCTACCCACGGCGCGCACCTTGAAGCGCAAGGAGAGGGTCTGAACGTCATCAACCTGCTGCAGTCCCAGTGGGGGCACCTGTTCACCAGCACAGAGGAATTCGTTGGGCGGCCTGTGCCAACGCCGGACGGGCGCACCATCGTCTATACCAGCCAGGAGAACCGGCAGCACATGCTGGGACACCTGACGCTGCTCGGCCTCAAGCAGCCGGTGATGCCCTGGTGCTCGGATGGCCCGGACGAGGCAGAACTGGGCGGTGGGCTGGAGACCACTCTCTCTCACTGGGCCGACGCCTGCCATGCCCAGGGCGGCACGGTAGTCATCCCGCACATGCCCGTGCCCAACGGCGAGCCAGCCGCGCTGATCGCCACTGGCCGGGCTGACGCGGTCGAATTCGTCATCCAGGCGAACTACCCCCATCTGGAGTATTACCGCTACCTGAACGGCGGTTACCGGTTACCGCTGGTAGGTGGGACCGACAAAATGACCGCTGACGTACCGGTGGGGCTTTACCGCACCTATGTGTACATCCCACCCGACGAAGGGTTTGATTACGAGACCTGGTGCAGGCATTTGCGCCTGGGCCGGACGTTCATCAGCAGCGGGCCACTGCTACGCTTCACTGTGGATGGCGCCCAAATCGGCGACACCCTGCATCTGCCCGGCAACGGCGGCACAGTTGAGGTCCAGGCCGAGGCACGCAGCATCTTCCCGATCCACACGCTGCAGATCGTGCAGGAAGGACAGGTCGTCGCCTCCGCTGAGGAGCCACTTGGGACCGACCGGCTGACCCTGAAAGCCCGTCTCAGGATCGACCACCACACCTGGCTGGCAGCGCGCGCTGGCGGTCCTGGCTACTTTGGACCGGGCCGGGTACATTTTGACAACTGGGGACGCCCCATCATGGCGCATACCTCGCCAATCTACATCGCGGTAGGCGGGGAATGGTGGATGGCCAGCCAGGAGACCGCGCAGTACATGCTCACCCTGCTGGAAGGCGGGCTGGAGTACATCCGGCAACGCACCCCCTTCACCACTGATGGCTCGGTCAACCACCATCACGGGGAAGCCGATCACCGGGCCTATCTGGAACGGCCCTTTCACGAGGCCATTGAAGCTATCCGGCGGCATACGCACCGGCAATAA